GCAGCAGAAGCCCCCTGGTCACTGTGGTACCGCAGGACCCACACTGCCCGGCCCGTCCGTCGGGGCTCCCAGCACCCGCGACTCTCCCGCATCCATTGCCGCCTCTTGGCCCCCGGGGGGAGCTCGGACACCCCCGATCGGGGAACAGGGAAGCGGAGGGGACCGAAGAACGACGGGGCGGGGGCTGGGTTCCCCCCTCGGGTCACTCCTACGAGCACGGAGCAAGCCGGAGGCGAAAACAAGGAGCGGAGGTGTGAGCCCAAATAAACCGAGTCCCCACCGCGGCGCACgccccctctgcctccctgctccccccggGGCCCCCAAGCATCCTCCCCTGCCCATTGGCTCCGCGGCGGGGGGGCTCTTGGTCCTATAtaaaggcagggctggaggctccagaaggggttaaaaaaaaaaccccaacagaacccaacaaaacaacaaccctcAAACCCCAGAGCAAGCCACCACCATCGCAGCCCcacaccgccgccgccgctgcttgCCGTGCCCGCCCGGCGGGGAGCGCTTCCCGGCCGGCTATGGAGAGCTGCTGAGCGCGGCCCCTAGGGCCAGCGGGGCCGACCATGAACCTGGTGGGGGGctaccagcaccaccaccaccaccaccatcaccaccacatGCTGCACGACCCCTTCCTCTTCGGCCCGGCTGCGCGGTGCCACCAGGACCGTGCCTATTTCCCTGGCTGGGTGCTCAATCCTGCTGAGGTGACTCCCGAGCTCGCCGGGCAAAGCCCTAGCTACGGCCCCGCCGAGTACGGCCCGGCCGGACAGGGACGGCTGGAGGCTCTCAGTGGCCGCCTGGGCCGGCGGAAAGGGGTCGGGGGACCCAAAAAAGAGCGACGGAGGACGGAGAGCATCAACAGCGCTTTCGCCGAGCTCCGCGAATGCATTCCCAACGTGCCCGCCGACACCAAGCTCTCAAAAATCAAGACCCTGCGCCTGGCCACCAGCTACATCGCCTACCTAATGGAGGTACTGGCCAAGGACAGCCAGCCCGGGGACACCGAGGGCTTCAAAGCCGAGATCAAGAAGGCTGACGGCAGggagaacaagaggaaaagggagaCGGTAAGAGACGGGGCCAGGAGCGGGAGGCGAAAGCCCCTGGGCTAGGGAGTAGGGGGGAACAGCTCTTCCCGGGCCTGCTGGagccttttttttccaccttaaaaataatttaaaaaactCACTCATGGGGAACGACTCAGCTGAGAAAATTTCCCCACAGGCCGGGCAGGCTCTGGGACGCTTTCCCCGAGGGATAAATCCCGGGACAGTCCGCAGCATAGCTTGCCGCCCGTTCGTCGTTTCCCTGCCCTGGCCGCTGTCCCGGGGTGAGCGGGCGCGGGTGCTTTTCGGAGCAGGGGCAGCCGCATCACTCCTTGCTACAGCGGGCGGAGTGGGGCTGCGGGGGGCTCCAAACTCCTCTTTATGCTTGGGCTGGTCAAAGCCTCACGGAGCCGAGTCCCGCGGCGGGCGCAAGGCGTCGGCGGCCGGCCCGAGACCTCCACCTCCTGACGGCTCCTTCCTCCCCCAAACCTTCTCGTCTCCTCTCCCACAGCAGCCCGAGGTCTACTCGCAGCCTTTGGGCCACGGCGAGAAGAAGCTGAAGGGCCGGACAGGCTGGCCTCAGCAGGTCTGGGCTCTGGAACTGAACCCCTGAGGGCTTCCCCGTCGCCCCGACGGCATTCCCCGCTAGCCCCTCCATGTGCAATGTCGGAGAGAGCCCGGCCCAGCCCCCGGAGCCGACTCAGGCGCAGGATGCGGGTACCCGGCCCGGTTCCCCCCGCCGAGACGGATGCTCCGCAGGAGAGAAGCGAAGAGCCCTGCGGGGCTGGATTCTGCCCACCCTGTCGGCAGCGCGGACCGGCCGGGCCATTTTACTCCTTCGCCCCTTCCCCCGTTTGCAGTAATCCTTGCTCCTTCCCGCTGTCAGCAACGATCTGCGGCTCCTGTCCTTCCGGGCCGTGCTGAAACGGTTTGATTCGTTTGCTGTTGTAAATATGAGCTCCTctatccctgtccccatccttgTCCGCTGCTTGACAGACGTGTGGCTGTGATGAAACTACCTAGAGGTGCATTCGGGAACACTCCTGTGCCGGGAATTCTACCTCAGATCTGCATGACCACTTCCCGAGGGACCGGGCACACCACACCACGTATTTAAAACagaataattaaaataaaatgaaataaaatctaAACTTCAAGCAAGCAGCCTtgggtccaacccctctgctttcccctgctccagagatGCAGCTGGGCAAGGGGCTCTGTAGGATTAAGGAGTTCCCTGA
The window above is part of the Pogoniulus pusillus isolate bPogPus1 chromosome 22, bPogPus1.pri, whole genome shotgun sequence genome. Proteins encoded here:
- the HAND1 gene encoding heart- and neural crest derivatives-expressed protein 1, with protein sequence MNLVGGYQHHHHHHHHHHMLHDPFLFGPAARCHQDRAYFPGWVLNPAEVTPELAGQSPSYGPAEYGPAGQGRLEALSGRLGRRKGVGGPKKERRRTESINSAFAELRECIPNVPADTKLSKIKTLRLATSYIAYLMEVLAKDSQPGDTEGFKAEIKKADGRENKRKRETQPEVYSQPLGHGEKKLKGRTGWPQQVWALELNP